The following proteins come from a genomic window of Musa acuminata AAA Group cultivar baxijiao chromosome BXJ1-7, Cavendish_Baxijiao_AAA, whole genome shotgun sequence:
- the LOC135582893 gene encoding uncharacterized protein LOC135582893 isoform X1 has product MEGRGIVAICQYGGEFVTNSDGSLSYSGGEAHALEVGHDILFDDLKSELTSMFNVDVSGMSIKYFLPSNKRTLITISSDKDLQRMVDFTSNALTTEVYIINKVDNRITRSTVADSGISNIGTAENARSGRRRRLNSTNRVTRARVSAVDSDTPNAITNVAGDNVYNFQEKRLFVTENDDNRMISDGFVMPITASSAAPDNARQRIITADNIDERASGSILVDPSTPLFASLVTPDDVVPVISNSSWASIITGVGQEFDNVKDFRSQLCKYAIGRGFIYKFVKNDTTRVTVTCNEETCPWRIHASETSGKQKFVIKKMNNVHTCGGGNGKDGQRKATRQWLTSIIKEKLHVSPQCKPKELAREIYEDFGVALSYSQVWRGREVAQKELYDSMKETYSQLPWFVEKILETNPGSVALLSTSVDSKFRRFFVSFHASLHGFEHGCRPLLFLDKIPLKVTNQFKLLVAASVDGNDSVFPVAFAVVEDENYDSWLWFLMQLKYAVTATRTITFVSNRQKGLDGAVPQAFVDSHHSYSLHHLIEDFKNELRKGPWSSQVKDAMISDFTRAAQACTMEEFNVSVESIRNFSAEAAEWVMASKPENWSDAIFKGSRYDHFSTNIVDSLSNWIPAKKEPSVVQMIDAIRDKLAEVMEERRGSCNAWVGTLTPAMEQKLQTEMSKARKLNVLCSSDTVFEVRGNTISVVNIGSWECTCRRWQISGLPCVHAIAVFNRINRSADDYCSRYFRIEFYQSAYSALIHLIPDVGSIDFYSGVSSYPPARRPPGRPRRKRFNHNKTSTVVRLCSRCKAAGHNKATCEAFL; this is encoded by the exons ATGGAGGGGCGGGGAATTGTGGCCATTTGCCAATATGGTGGTGAATTTGTTACCAACAGTGATGGGTCTCTTTCATATTCTGGAGGAGAAGCTCATGCGCTTGAAGTAGGTCATGACATACTCTTTGATGATTTGAAGTCGGAACTTACTAGTATGTTTAATGTTGATGTCAGTGGTATGtccatcaaatattttcttccgAGCAACAAAAGAACACTTATCACAATATCTAGTGACAAGGATTTACAACGGATGGTTGATTTTACTTCTAATGCTTTGACCACTGAGGTCTATATTATAAACAAGGTTGATAACAG GATAACTCGGAGCACTGTTGCTGATTCTGGAATCTCAAACATTGGCACAGCTGAAAACGCTCGCAGTGGGAGACGAAGAAGGTTAAATTCTACTAACAG GGTGACTAGAGCTAGAGTAAGCGCTGTTGATTCTGATACCCCAAATGCCATCACCAATGTTGCTGGAGACAATGTATATAATTTCCAAGAAAAGAGGCTATTTGTGACTGAAAATGATGATAACAG AATGATTTCTGATGGCTTTGTTATGCCAATCACCGCCTCATCTGCTGCTCCAGACAATGCCAGACAAAGGATAATTACTGCCGACAACATCGATGAAAG GGCAAGCGGGAGTATATTGGTTGATCCAAGCACTCCTCTCTTTGCATCTCTGGTCACTCCGGATGATGTTGTACCTGTTATTTCTAACTCTTCTTGGGCCAGTATTATTACTGGTGTGGGGCAAGAATTTGATAATGTCAAGGATTTCCGGTCTCAATTATGTAAGTATGCAATCGGTAGAGGTTTTATATACAAATTTGTTAAGAATGACACAACTCGAGTGACTGTGACATGCAACGAAGAAACTTGTCCATGGCGTATACATGCATCTGAGACATCTGGCAAGCAGAAGTttgtgattaaaaaaatgaataatGTTCATACCTGTGGTGGAGGAAATGGCAAAGATGGTCAACGGAAGGCAACAAGGCAATGGCTCACCAGCATTATCAAAGAAAAATTACATGTTAGCCCACAGTGCAAGCCCAAAGAACTCGCAAGGGAAATTTATGAAGATTTTGGTGTGGCTTTATCCTATTCACAAGTGTGGCGAGGACGGGAAGTAGCCCAAAAGGAGCTTTATGATTCAATGAAAGAGACGTACAGCCAATTGCCTTGGTTTGTTGAAAAAATACTAGAAACCAACCCTGGCAGTGTTGCCTTGTTATCCACATCAGTTGATTCAAAGTTTCGTCGTTTTTTTGTGTCATTTCATGCTTCCCTTCATGGTTTCGAGCATGGCTGTCGGCCTCTTTTATTTCTTGATAAGATTCCTCTGAAGGTAACTAATCAATTTAAGTTATTGGTTGCTGCTTCGGTCGACGGAAATGATTCTGTCTTTCCAGTTGCCTTTGCTGTAGTAGAGGATGAGAACTATGACAGTTGGCTTTGGTTTCTGATGCAGTTGAAATATGCTGTAACAGCGACTCGAACAATCACCTTTGTGTCAAATAGGCAGAAGGGCTTGGATGGGGCAGTGCCTCAAGCGTTTGTGGATAGCCATCACAGTTATAGTTTGCATCACCTCATAGAGGATTTTAAGAATGAATTGAGGAAGGGACCATGGTCATCACAGGTAAAAGATGCAATGATTAGTGATTTTACTCGTGCTGCCCAAGCCTGCACTATGGAGGAATTTAATGTATCTGTTGAGAGCATAAGAAATTTTTCAGCAGAAGCTGCCGAGTGGGTTATGGCAAGTAAACCTGAAAACTGGTCAGATGCCATTTTCAAGGGCTCAAGATATGATCATTTCTCAACAAACATTGTTGACTCATTGAGTAACTGGATACCTGCAAAGAAGGAACCATCAGTGGTTCAGATGATTGATGCAATAAGAGACAAGTTAGCGGAGGTCATGGAAGAAAGGCGTGGATCATGCAATGCATGGGTGGGTACTTTAACACCGGCTATGGAACAAAAGTTGCAAACAGAGATGTCAAAGGCCCGGAAGCTTAATGTCTTATGCTCCTCGGATACTGTGTTTGAGGTACGTGGCAATACAATTTCTGTTGTCAACATTGGGAGCTGGGAGTGCACTTGCAGGAGGTGGCAGATTTCTGGTCTTCCCTGTGTGCATGCTATTGCAGTCTTCAATCGGATCAATAGATCAGCTGATGATTATTGCTCAAGATACTTCAGAATTGAATTCTACCAGTCGGCCTATTCGGCACTTATCCACCTGATACCTGATGTTGGAAGCATAGATTTCTATtctggtgtaagttcataccctcctGCACGTCGTCCACCAGGAAGACCAAGGAGAAAACGATTTAATCACAACAAGACAAGTACGGTGGTCCGTCTCTGCAGCAGGTGCAAAGCAGCGGGTCACAACAAGGCAACTTGTGAAGCTTTTCTCTAA
- the LOC135582893 gene encoding uncharacterized protein LOC135582893 isoform X2 yields MVVNLLPTVMGLFHILEEKLMRLNGMSIKYFLPSNKRTLITISSDKDLQRMVDFTSNALTTEVYIINKVDNRITRSTVADSGISNIGTAENARSGRRRRLNSTNRVTRARVSAVDSDTPNAITNVAGDNVYNFQEKRLFVTENDDNRMISDGFVMPITASSAAPDNARQRIITADNIDERASGSILVDPSTPLFASLVTPDDVVPVISNSSWASIITGVGQEFDNVKDFRSQLCKYAIGRGFIYKFVKNDTTRVTVTCNEETCPWRIHASETSGKQKFVIKKMNNVHTCGGGNGKDGQRKATRQWLTSIIKEKLHVSPQCKPKELAREIYEDFGVALSYSQVWRGREVAQKELYDSMKETYSQLPWFVEKILETNPGSVALLSTSVDSKFRRFFVSFHASLHGFEHGCRPLLFLDKIPLKVTNQFKLLVAASVDGNDSVFPVAFAVVEDENYDSWLWFLMQLKYAVTATRTITFVSNRQKGLDGAVPQAFVDSHHSYSLHHLIEDFKNELRKGPWSSQVKDAMISDFTRAAQACTMEEFNVSVESIRNFSAEAAEWVMASKPENWSDAIFKGSRYDHFSTNIVDSLSNWIPAKKEPSVVQMIDAIRDKLAEVMEERRGSCNAWVGTLTPAMEQKLQTEMSKARKLNVLCSSDTVFEVRGNTISVVNIGSWECTCRRWQISGLPCVHAIAVFNRINRSADDYCSRYFRIEFYQSAYSALIHLIPDVGSIDFYSGVSSYPPARRPPGRPRRKRFNHNKTSTVVRLCSRCKAAGHNKATCEAFL; encoded by the exons ATGGTGGTGAATTTGTTACCAACAGTGATGGGTCTCTTTCATATTCTGGAGGAGAAGCTCATGCGCTTGAA TGGTATGtccatcaaatattttcttccgAGCAACAAAAGAACACTTATCACAATATCTAGTGACAAGGATTTACAACGGATGGTTGATTTTACTTCTAATGCTTTGACCACTGAGGTCTATATTATAAACAAGGTTGATAACAG GATAACTCGGAGCACTGTTGCTGATTCTGGAATCTCAAACATTGGCACAGCTGAAAACGCTCGCAGTGGGAGACGAAGAAGGTTAAATTCTACTAACAG GGTGACTAGAGCTAGAGTAAGCGCTGTTGATTCTGATACCCCAAATGCCATCACCAATGTTGCTGGAGACAATGTATATAATTTCCAAGAAAAGAGGCTATTTGTGACTGAAAATGATGATAACAG AATGATTTCTGATGGCTTTGTTATGCCAATCACCGCCTCATCTGCTGCTCCAGACAATGCCAGACAAAGGATAATTACTGCCGACAACATCGATGAAAG GGCAAGCGGGAGTATATTGGTTGATCCAAGCACTCCTCTCTTTGCATCTCTGGTCACTCCGGATGATGTTGTACCTGTTATTTCTAACTCTTCTTGGGCCAGTATTATTACTGGTGTGGGGCAAGAATTTGATAATGTCAAGGATTTCCGGTCTCAATTATGTAAGTATGCAATCGGTAGAGGTTTTATATACAAATTTGTTAAGAATGACACAACTCGAGTGACTGTGACATGCAACGAAGAAACTTGTCCATGGCGTATACATGCATCTGAGACATCTGGCAAGCAGAAGTttgtgattaaaaaaatgaataatGTTCATACCTGTGGTGGAGGAAATGGCAAAGATGGTCAACGGAAGGCAACAAGGCAATGGCTCACCAGCATTATCAAAGAAAAATTACATGTTAGCCCACAGTGCAAGCCCAAAGAACTCGCAAGGGAAATTTATGAAGATTTTGGTGTGGCTTTATCCTATTCACAAGTGTGGCGAGGACGGGAAGTAGCCCAAAAGGAGCTTTATGATTCAATGAAAGAGACGTACAGCCAATTGCCTTGGTTTGTTGAAAAAATACTAGAAACCAACCCTGGCAGTGTTGCCTTGTTATCCACATCAGTTGATTCAAAGTTTCGTCGTTTTTTTGTGTCATTTCATGCTTCCCTTCATGGTTTCGAGCATGGCTGTCGGCCTCTTTTATTTCTTGATAAGATTCCTCTGAAGGTAACTAATCAATTTAAGTTATTGGTTGCTGCTTCGGTCGACGGAAATGATTCTGTCTTTCCAGTTGCCTTTGCTGTAGTAGAGGATGAGAACTATGACAGTTGGCTTTGGTTTCTGATGCAGTTGAAATATGCTGTAACAGCGACTCGAACAATCACCTTTGTGTCAAATAGGCAGAAGGGCTTGGATGGGGCAGTGCCTCAAGCGTTTGTGGATAGCCATCACAGTTATAGTTTGCATCACCTCATAGAGGATTTTAAGAATGAATTGAGGAAGGGACCATGGTCATCACAGGTAAAAGATGCAATGATTAGTGATTTTACTCGTGCTGCCCAAGCCTGCACTATGGAGGAATTTAATGTATCTGTTGAGAGCATAAGAAATTTTTCAGCAGAAGCTGCCGAGTGGGTTATGGCAAGTAAACCTGAAAACTGGTCAGATGCCATTTTCAAGGGCTCAAGATATGATCATTTCTCAACAAACATTGTTGACTCATTGAGTAACTGGATACCTGCAAAGAAGGAACCATCAGTGGTTCAGATGATTGATGCAATAAGAGACAAGTTAGCGGAGGTCATGGAAGAAAGGCGTGGATCATGCAATGCATGGGTGGGTACTTTAACACCGGCTATGGAACAAAAGTTGCAAACAGAGATGTCAAAGGCCCGGAAGCTTAATGTCTTATGCTCCTCGGATACTGTGTTTGAGGTACGTGGCAATACAATTTCTGTTGTCAACATTGGGAGCTGGGAGTGCACTTGCAGGAGGTGGCAGATTTCTGGTCTTCCCTGTGTGCATGCTATTGCAGTCTTCAATCGGATCAATAGATCAGCTGATGATTATTGCTCAAGATACTTCAGAATTGAATTCTACCAGTCGGCCTATTCGGCACTTATCCACCTGATACCTGATGTTGGAAGCATAGATTTCTATtctggtgtaagttcataccctcctGCACGTCGTCCACCAGGAAGACCAAGGAGAAAACGATTTAATCACAACAAGACAAGTACGGTGGTCCGTCTCTGCAGCAGGTGCAAAGCAGCGGGTCACAACAAGGCAACTTGTGAAGCTTTTCTCTAA